A genomic region of Serratia fonticola contains the following coding sequences:
- a CDS encoding cysteine hydrolase family protein — protein MSAALIIIDLIEDLAGPKGRANHCREQLMTWDVIAHVNTAAAYARVRKIPVIWLRTGFADDYHDIPPHSPLFNHLKHIGALRSSNGGCHWLAGLEVKTEDLQFEKKALSAFAGNNLLAWLQQHRCHHLLIGGISTPLAIESTARQAHDAGFQITVLQDLCAAPTEEIHQQSLETLQNLGGVMRSQAWMKG, from the coding sequence ATGTCCGCCGCGCTGATTATTATTGACCTGATTGAAGATCTGGCTGGCCCTAAAGGACGCGCGAATCACTGCCGCGAGCAGCTCATGACGTGGGATGTGATCGCGCATGTTAATACTGCCGCAGCCTATGCGCGGGTACGCAAAATTCCGGTGATTTGGTTACGCACCGGTTTTGCCGACGATTATCACGATATTCCTCCTCATTCCCCGTTGTTCAATCACCTCAAACACATCGGTGCGTTACGTTCAAGCAACGGAGGCTGCCATTGGCTGGCCGGGTTAGAAGTAAAAACCGAGGATCTTCAGTTCGAAAAAAAAGCGCTCAGTGCATTCGCCGGTAACAATTTGTTAGCGTGGTTACAGCAACACCGCTGCCACCATTTGCTGATAGGCGGGATCAGCACACCACTGGCAATAGAAAGTACCGCACGGCAAGCGCACGATGCCGGATTCCAAATCACGGTGCTACAAGATCTCTGCGCTGCGCCGACAGAAGAGATCCACCAGCAAAGCCTGGAAACCTTGCAGAATCTGGGGGGAGTCATGCGTTCACAGGCCTGGATGAAAGGCTAA